In Nonomuraea muscovyensis, one genomic interval encodes:
- a CDS encoding enoyl-CoA hydratase-related protein → MDELVLSSLDQGVLTLTFNRPHRLNAWTDALGRRYFDLLEEAGKDPGVRAVVVTGAGKGFCAGADFETLGAIQSGAYDAEPDPRPNTYPTTVGKPVVAAVNGACAGLGMVHALVCDLVFTADDAKWTTAFARRGLIAEYGLSWVLPRLIGQQRAMDLLLSGRVLSGAEAYELGLVNRAVPADRLLPEAQAYARELAAHSSPASMAVIKRQVWHDWEVTLAESARTATGEMLASFGRPDFAEGVASFLERRPPNFPPL, encoded by the coding sequence ATGGACGAACTCGTGCTCTCCTCGCTCGACCAGGGCGTGCTGACGTTGACCTTCAACCGTCCCCACCGGCTCAACGCCTGGACGGACGCGCTGGGACGGCGTTACTTCGACCTGCTGGAGGAGGCCGGCAAGGACCCCGGCGTGCGGGCCGTGGTGGTGACCGGGGCCGGCAAGGGCTTCTGCGCGGGCGCCGACTTCGAGACGCTGGGCGCCATCCAGAGCGGCGCCTACGACGCGGAGCCGGACCCGAGACCCAACACCTACCCGACGACCGTCGGCAAGCCGGTCGTCGCCGCGGTCAACGGCGCCTGCGCCGGGCTGGGCATGGTGCACGCGCTCGTCTGCGACCTGGTGTTCACCGCCGACGACGCCAAGTGGACCACCGCGTTCGCCCGGCGCGGCCTCATCGCGGAGTACGGGCTGTCGTGGGTGCTGCCCCGCCTCATCGGGCAGCAGCGGGCGATGGACCTGCTGCTGTCGGGCCGCGTCCTCAGCGGGGCCGAGGCGTACGAGCTGGGCCTGGTCAACCGGGCGGTGCCCGCCGACCGCCTGCTCCCCGAGGCCCAGGCGTACGCCCGGGAGCTGGCGGCGCACAGCTCGCCCGCGTCGATGGCGGTGATCAAGCGGCAGGTGTGGCACGACTGGGAGGTGACGCTCGCCGAGTCGGCCCGGACCGCCACCGGTGAGATGCTCGCCTCGTTCGGCCGGCCCGACTTCGCCGAGGGGGTGGCGAGCTTCCTCGAACGCCGCCCCCCGAACTTCCCGCCCCTCTGA